One window from the genome of Pseudomonas fluorescens encodes:
- a CDS encoding iron transporter, with protein MRPVAPLSLALLLLAPLAQAKEYPIGEPQLCPGLEVGAVYLQPIEMAPAGMMRATADSDVHLEADIRATADNQQGFQEGSFVPYLNVSFQLKKQGNDTELKGDFHAMVANDGPHYGDNVKLLGPGKYQLTFTVLPPGGHGSLGRHTDKETGVAPWFERCELHYEFVYAGIGKKGGY; from the coding sequence ATGCGCCCCGTTGCTCCGTTGTCCCTCGCCCTGCTGTTGCTCGCACCGCTGGCCCAGGCCAAGGAATACCCCATCGGCGAACCGCAACTGTGCCCGGGGCTGGAAGTCGGTGCGGTGTACCTGCAACCGATCGAAATGGCCCCCGCCGGCATGATGCGCGCCACCGCAGATTCGGATGTGCACCTGGAAGCCGACATCCGCGCCACGGCGGACAACCAGCAAGGCTTTCAGGAAGGCAGTTTCGTACCCTATCTCAACGTGTCGTTCCAGCTGAAAAAACAAGGCAACGACACCGAACTCAAGGGCGACTTCCACGCCATGGTCGCCAATGACGGGCCGCACTACGGCGACAACGTCAAGTTGCTCGGCCCTGGCAAATACCAATTGACCTTCACCGTCCTGCCACCGGGTGGCCACGGGTCCCTCGGTCGTCATACCGACAAGGAAACCGGCGTGGCGCCGTGGTTCGAACGCTGCGAGCTGCATTACGAATTCGTCTACGCCGGGATCGGTAAAAAAGGCGGGTACTGA
- a CDS encoding DUF3079 domain-containing protein, which produces MAKPFPISPKHPERICWGCDRYCPTTALACGNGADRTMHPAEMIGDDWYLHGDWGLELVDITAKVIDPSATHMKE; this is translated from the coding sequence ATGGCAAAGCCTTTTCCCATCAGTCCCAAACATCCCGAGCGCATTTGCTGGGGCTGTGATCGTTACTGTCCGACCACTGCGTTGGCCTGTGGGAATGGTGCCGATCGAACCATGCACCCGGCCGAGATGATTGGGGACGATTGGTACTTGCATGGTGATTGGGGGCTGGAGCTGGTCGATATTACCGCCAAGGTCATCGATCCCAGCGCCACTCACATGAAGGAATGA
- a CDS encoding dipeptidase produces the protein MNFPFKRLAVATLVLSSLSSFAMSANANITAQQSATLVKTFSDTSVTDFRQFLAEVAKNDLAKTANLGPAISAFQDNKTLSAEQQNEIHRLLGLYARVKYGTAATETLKELVAIPTFRKDGVAQHENPEFLKIADKIKSLAEAFKLNFRNIDNRVYEISLEGSGDEVVGIHAHADVVPVTPQNWVLKDGTRLDPFKVTLVGDRMYGRGTEDDKNGIVVALYAMKIIKEEKLPLARNFKLLVDTTEETTGDAIPYYFERNPTPNYNLALDGGYPVVIAEKGYGTVMANFARRTAQGKGAQITALTGGLATNQIPSTSVATFTGDKPAELAADLLKAATDYAKRNGGNFEVGTQVVGKDVQLTFTGVSAHSSEPESGVNPVARMLDFINGLDGKVALKHNHITDAARYAADNWGLDYLGSKLGIGFSDAFMGPLTASLTFVGMDEKTFKLAVNLRVPVGKPTEAIKTDIADKLAAWSKKSKVAVAFDYSIDEPMYRNPEGEWVKALLAVASENLGMEHKYGTSAGATSVHDLPNGVQFGLAMPDVKYTGHNDNEFKTVEQFLLDLQIVTEMMGRIGQLPKL, from the coding sequence ATGAACTTCCCGTTCAAGCGTCTTGCCGTCGCCACCCTCGTACTGTCCAGCCTGTCGTCATTCGCGATGTCGGCCAACGCCAATATCACCGCACAACAAAGCGCGACCCTCGTCAAAACCTTTTCCGACACCTCCGTCACCGATTTCCGGCAGTTCCTCGCGGAAGTAGCCAAAAACGACCTCGCCAAAACCGCGAACCTCGGCCCGGCCATCAGCGCCTTCCAGGACAACAAAACCCTGTCGGCTGAACAACAGAACGAAATCCATCGCCTGCTGGGCCTCTACGCCCGAGTGAAATACGGCACAGCCGCCACCGAGACGCTGAAGGAACTGGTCGCCATCCCGACCTTTCGCAAGGACGGTGTAGCCCAGCACGAGAATCCGGAATTCCTCAAGATCGCCGACAAGATCAAAAGCCTGGCCGAGGCGTTCAAGCTGAACTTCCGCAACATCGACAACCGCGTCTATGAGATTTCCCTCGAAGGCAGCGGTGACGAAGTCGTCGGTATCCATGCCCATGCCGACGTGGTGCCGGTCACGCCGCAAAACTGGGTGTTGAAAGACGGCACCCGCCTCGATCCGTTCAAGGTCACCCTGGTGGGCGACCGCATGTATGGCCGGGGCACCGAGGACGACAAGAACGGCATCGTCGTGGCGCTCTACGCCATGAAGATCATCAAGGAAGAAAAACTGCCACTGGCGCGCAACTTCAAGCTGCTGGTCGACACCACCGAGGAAACCACCGGTGACGCCATCCCCTATTATTTCGAACGCAACCCGACGCCCAACTACAACCTGGCACTGGATGGCGGCTACCCGGTGGTGATTGCCGAGAAAGGCTACGGCACGGTCATGGCGAACTTCGCCCGGCGTACCGCACAGGGCAAGGGCGCGCAAATCACCGCATTGACCGGCGGCCTGGCGACCAATCAGATTCCGTCGACCTCCGTGGCCACCTTTACCGGCGACAAGCCTGCCGAACTGGCCGCCGACCTGCTCAAGGCCGCTACCGACTATGCCAAGCGCAACGGCGGCAATTTCGAAGTGGGCACCCAAGTCGTCGGCAAGGACGTGCAACTGACCTTCACCGGCGTATCCGCCCACTCCTCCGAGCCCGAGTCAGGCGTCAACCCGGTCGCGCGGATGCTGGACTTCATCAATGGCCTGGACGGCAAGGTCGCGCTCAAGCACAACCACATCACCGACGCCGCCCGCTACGCCGCCGACAACTGGGGCCTGGACTATCTGGGCAGCAAACTGGGGATTGGCTTTTCCGATGCCTTCATGGGCCCGCTGACCGCGTCCCTGACCTTCGTCGGGATGGATGAGAAGACCTTCAAGCTTGCGGTCAACCTGCGGGTACCGGTCGGCAAGCCCACCGAAGCGATCAAGACTGACATTGCCGATAAATTGGCCGCCTGGAGCAAGAAATCCAAGGTCGCCGTGGCCTTCGATTACTCCATCGACGAGCCGATGTACCGCAACCCCGAGGGTGAATGGGTCAAGGCGCTGCTGGCCGTGGCCAGTGAGAACCTGGGCATGGAACACAAATACGGCACCTCCGCCGGCGCCACCTCGGTCCATGACTTGCCCAATGGCGTGCAATTCGGCCTGGCGATGCCCGACGTCAAGTACACCGGCCATAACGACAACGAGTTCAAGACGGTGGAGCAGTTCCTGTTGGACTTGCAGATCGTGACCGAGATGATGGGGCGGATCGGGCAGTTGCCGAAGTTGTGA
- a CDS encoding peptidase U32 family protein → MSLPKHHLELLSPARDVTIAREAILHGADAVYIGGPSFGARHNACNEVGDIARLVEFAHRYHARVFTTINTILHDNELEPARQLIHQLYDAGVDALIVQDLGVMELDIPPIELHASTQTDIRTLARAKFLDQAGFSQLVLARELNLQEIRAIADETDAAIEFFIHGALCVAFSGQCNISHAQNGRSANRGDCSQACRLPYTLKDDQGRVVAYEKHLLSMKDNNQSANIRALVEAGVRSFKIEGRYKDMGYVKNITAYYRQRLDDVLEDRPDLARASSGRTAHFFVPDPDKTFHRGSTDYFVSERKIDIGAFDSPTFTGVPVGVVEKVGKRDLQVVTFDPLSNGDGLNVLVKREVVGFRANIAEPKGEFEEDGQKRYRYRVEPNEMPAGMYQLRPNHPLSRNLDHNWQQALLKTSSERRVGLAWVARLREEHLELTATSEEGISASITLDGPFGLANKPEQALEQLHDLLGQLGTTEYHATAIELDAPQAFFIPNSQLKALRREAIEALTAARVAAHPRGGRKAETSPPPVYPESHLSFLANVYNQKARDFYHRHGVKLIDAAFEAHEETGEVPVMITKHCLRFSFNLCPKQAKGVTGVRTKVAPMQLIHGDEVLTLKFDCKPCEMHVVGKIKGHILDLPLPGSTAQPVVGHISPEDLLKTIPRAPH, encoded by the coding sequence ATGTCCTTGCCCAAACATCATCTGGAATTGCTCAGCCCCGCCCGCGACGTGACCATCGCCCGCGAGGCCATCCTGCATGGCGCAGACGCCGTGTACATCGGTGGCCCGAGTTTCGGCGCGCGTCACAACGCCTGCAACGAGGTGGGCGATATTGCCCGGCTGGTGGAGTTCGCCCACCGCTACCACGCCCGTGTGTTCACGACCATCAACACCATCCTGCACGACAACGAACTGGAGCCGGCCCGCCAGCTGATCCACCAGTTGTACGACGCTGGCGTCGACGCGTTGATCGTCCAGGACCTGGGGGTGATGGAGCTGGATATCCCGCCCATCGAGTTGCACGCCAGCACCCAGACCGACATCCGCACCCTGGCCCGGGCAAAGTTTCTCGACCAGGCCGGTTTCTCGCAACTGGTCCTGGCCCGTGAGCTGAACCTGCAGGAAATCCGTGCCATCGCCGACGAGACCGATGCGGCCATCGAGTTCTTCATCCACGGTGCGCTGTGCGTGGCGTTTTCCGGCCAGTGCAACATCTCCCACGCCCAGAACGGCCGCAGCGCCAACCGTGGCGACTGCTCCCAGGCCTGCCGCCTGCCCTACACCCTCAAGGATGACCAGGGTCGGGTGGTCGCCTATGAAAAACACCTGCTGTCGATGAAAGACAACAACCAGAGCGCCAACATCCGTGCCCTGGTCGAAGCCGGCGTGCGTTCGTTCAAGATCGAAGGGCGCTACAAGGACATGGGCTATGTGAAGAACATCACCGCCTATTACCGCCAGCGCCTGGACGATGTCCTCGAAGACCGCCCGGACCTGGCCCGCGCGTCCAGCGGCCGTACCGCACACTTCTTCGTCCCCGACCCGGACAAGACCTTCCACCGTGGCAGCACCGACTATTTCGTCAGCGAGCGCAAGATCGACATCGGCGCCTTTGATTCGCCAACCTTTACCGGCGTGCCGGTGGGCGTGGTGGAAAAAGTCGGCAAGCGCGACCTGCAAGTGGTGACCTTCGATCCGCTGTCCAACGGCGACGGTCTCAACGTACTGGTCAAGCGCGAAGTCGTCGGTTTCCGCGCCAACATCGCCGAGCCCAAGGGTGAATTCGAAGAGGACGGCCAGAAGCGCTACCGTTACCGCGTCGAACCCAACGAAATGCCGGCCGGCATGTACCAGTTGCGTCCCAACCACCCGTTGAGCCGCAACCTGGATCACAACTGGCAGCAAGCGTTGCTCAAGACCTCCTCCGAGCGCCGCGTCGGCCTGGCCTGGGTCGCGCGCCTGCGCGAAGAGCACCTGGAGCTGACCGCCACCAGCGAGGAAGGCATCAGCGCCAGCATCACCCTGGACGGGCCGTTCGGCCTGGCCAACAAGCCGGAACAGGCCCTGGAGCAACTGCACGACCTGCTCGGCCAATTGGGCACCACCGAATACCACGCCACCGCCATCGAGCTGGATGCGCCCCAGGCGTTCTTCATCCCCAACTCGCAGCTCAAGGCGTTGCGCCGCGAAGCCATCGAGGCCCTGACCGCTGCTCGTGTGGCGGCTCATCCACGGGGTGGCCGCAAGGCCGAAACCAGCCCGCCGCCGGTGTACCCGGAGTCTCACCTGTCGTTCCTGGCCAACGTCTACAACCAGAAGGCCCGGGACTTCTATCATCGCCACGGGGTCAAGCTGATCGATGCGGCGTTCGAGGCCCACGAGGAAACCGGTGAAGTGCCGGTGATGATCACCAAGCACTGCCTGCGCTTCTCGTTCAACCTCTGCCCCAAGCAGGCCAAGGGTGTCACCGGCGTGCGCACCAAGGTCGCGCCGATGCAACTGATACACGGCGATGAAGTGCTGACGCTGAAGTTCGACTGCAAACCCTGCGAGATGCATGTGGTCGGCAAGATCAAGGGGCACATCCTTGACCTGCCATTGCCCGGCAGCACGGCGCAGCCTGTGGTAGGTCATATCAGCCCTGAAGACCTTCTCAAGACGATTCCACGCGCGCCACATTAA
- a CDS encoding sensor domain-containing diguanylate cyclase, producing MLGRKQPEPKIESPDETQQAGRAGAAFRLTVSFMLVVVIAFLAVEGWRTWRDYRAAFASARDSVTNLARATAQHAEDTIRQVDVVTAALAERVEGDGLQNMDIPRIHKLLVQQAAIMPQLHGLFIYGPDGQWLVTDKEAIPEMANNADRDYFQYHRTHEDQGVRIGDVVNSRSTNDLIIPISRRLNNPDGSFAGVLLGTVKVSYFVDYYGDFKIDGKGALVLAKRSGTILVRRPFVASVIGKSLVNSVIFREHLPTSNQGVAEAKAVVDDTERLYGYRALTTYPLVVEAGLSRESIIAPWRRDLFKTGLVLIFLIAILVGFGLIVLSQLRYRMAMEKQIRSAHQAMRDMALTDSLTGLGNRRRLDIALADEIRLARRQGSSLALIMLDVDYFKRFNDKYGHAAGDDCLRAIATALGQTIKRPGDLAIRYGGEEFTVLLPNTDSAGATKVAQQILEAVRALNIEHGDHPLGIVTISAGITTCQPSGEDVTPAMLIRAADAFLYLAKNTGRNRWCSADSTPG from the coding sequence ATGCTCGGACGCAAGCAGCCGGAGCCCAAGATCGAAAGCCCCGACGAGACCCAGCAAGCTGGGCGGGCCGGTGCGGCATTCCGGCTGACCGTGAGTTTCATGCTCGTGGTCGTCATCGCCTTCCTGGCCGTCGAAGGCTGGCGGACCTGGCGCGACTACCGCGCCGCTTTTGCGTCTGCCCGGGATTCGGTGACGAACCTGGCGCGGGCGACGGCCCAACACGCTGAAGATACCATTCGACAAGTGGATGTGGTCACCGCCGCCCTCGCCGAACGGGTGGAAGGCGATGGCCTGCAGAACATGGACATCCCACGCATCCATAAGCTATTGGTGCAGCAGGCTGCCATCATGCCGCAACTGCACGGGTTGTTTATCTATGGCCCGGATGGCCAATGGCTGGTGACGGACAAGGAGGCGATCCCGGAAATGGCGAACAACGCCGACCGCGACTACTTCCAATACCACCGTACCCACGAGGATCAAGGCGTGCGCATCGGTGACGTCGTCAATAGCCGCTCCACCAACGACCTGATCATTCCCATTTCCCGCCGCCTGAACAACCCTGATGGCTCGTTTGCCGGCGTATTGCTGGGGACCGTGAAGGTGAGCTATTTCGTCGACTACTACGGCGACTTCAAAATCGATGGCAAAGGCGCACTGGTCCTGGCCAAGCGCAGCGGAACGATCCTGGTCCGACGCCCCTTCGTCGCTTCGGTGATTGGCAAGAGCCTCGTCAACAGCGTGATTTTCAGGGAACATTTACCCACCTCCAACCAAGGGGTTGCCGAAGCCAAGGCCGTCGTCGACGACACCGAGCGCCTGTACGGCTACCGGGCCCTGACCACTTACCCGCTGGTGGTGGAAGCCGGCCTGTCCCGCGAATCGATCATCGCGCCCTGGCGCCGCGACCTGTTCAAGACCGGTTTGGTGCTGATTTTCCTGATCGCGATCCTGGTGGGCTTCGGGCTCATCGTGTTGAGCCAGCTGCGTTACCGCATGGCCATGGAGAAGCAGATTCGCAGCGCCCACCAGGCCATGCGCGACATGGCGCTGACCGACAGCCTGACCGGGCTGGGCAACCGCAGGCGGCTGGATATCGCCCTGGCCGATGAGATCCGCCTGGCCAGGCGCCAGGGTTCGTCCCTGGCCCTGATCATGCTCGACGTCGATTACTTCAAGCGTTTCAACGACAAATACGGCCATGCCGCCGGGGACGATTGCCTGCGGGCGATTGCAACCGCGCTCGGGCAGACCATCAAAAGGCCGGGCGACCTGGCGATCCGCTATGGCGGTGAAGAGTTCACCGTGCTGCTGCCAAACACCGACAGCGCCGGCGCCACCAAGGTCGCGCAGCAAATCCTCGAAGCGGTCAGGGCCTTGAACATTGAACATGGCGACCACCCCTTGGGCATTGTGACCATCAGCGCGGGCATCACCACCTGCCAGCCGAGCGGCGAGGACGTCACCCCGGCCATGCTGATCAGGGCCGCCGATGCCTTCTTGTACCTGGCCAAGAACACCGGGCGGAACCGCTGGTGCAGCGCCGACTCGACGCCGGGGTGA
- a CDS encoding metallophosphoesterase family protein: MKVGVISDTHGLLRPEALAALQGCERIIHAGDIGSPDILAQLACLAPLYVVRGNNDLGAEWAAELADRLQFDLDGWPVLLVHDIADVQAALDPAVKWVITGHSHKPSIEWRGERLYLNPGSAGRRRFKLPVTLALVEVEAAVIEPRIVQLLE, from the coding sequence ATGAAAGTCGGCGTCATTTCCGATACCCACGGCCTGTTGCGTCCCGAAGCACTTGCCGCGCTGCAAGGCTGTGAGCGGATCATTCATGCCGGCGACATCGGCAGCCCCGATATCCTGGCGCAATTGGCATGCCTCGCTCCGTTGTACGTGGTACGGGGCAATAACGACCTGGGTGCCGAGTGGGCGGCGGAGCTTGCCGATCGCCTGCAATTCGACCTGGACGGCTGGCCAGTCCTGTTGGTGCATGACATCGCCGATGTCCAGGCTGCGCTGGACCCGGCCGTGAAGTGGGTGATCACCGGCCATTCCCACAAGCCGAGCATCGAATGGCGCGGCGAACGGCTTTACCTCAACCCCGGCAGCGCTGGTCGGCGGCGTTTCAAGCTGCCGGTGACACTGGCGTTGGTTGAGGTGGAGGCCGCAGTGATCGAGCCGCGGATCGTTCAGTTGCTGGAATGA
- a CDS encoding chalcone isomerase family protein, which yields MIRSFAFRKSLARCMVGLLVLYCAHVWSDWRLALPGTRLVGQADFTWFGFEVYQARLWSAALLPGLETAFALELDYRRAISAQTLVETSLAEMQRIRGAPLDAGRLDAWRGHMQQAFVDVKPGSRITGVNLPGRGCRFYVNGQLSHEVMDPAFARAFFAIWLDPGTKDKKLRNQLLGLKSSRDAGVRP from the coding sequence ATGATCAGGTCGTTCGCGTTCAGGAAAAGCCTGGCCCGATGCATGGTTGGCCTGCTTGTACTGTATTGCGCCCACGTCTGGTCCGATTGGCGACTCGCACTGCCGGGCACACGGCTGGTCGGGCAGGCCGATTTCACCTGGTTCGGGTTCGAGGTGTATCAGGCGCGATTATGGAGCGCAGCCTTGCTACCCGGCCTTGAAACGGCGTTTGCCTTGGAACTCGATTACCGGCGCGCCATCAGCGCGCAAACCCTGGTCGAGACCAGCCTTGCAGAAATGCAACGCATCAGGGGAGCGCCCTTGGACGCTGGGCGTCTGGATGCGTGGCGAGGTCACATGCAGCAGGCCTTTGTCGACGTAAAGCCGGGAAGTCGCATTACCGGCGTCAACCTGCCGGGGCGTGGTTGTCGTTTCTATGTGAATGGGCAGCTGTCCCACGAGGTGATGGACCCGGCATTCGCCCGAGCCTTCTTCGCCATCTGGCTGGACCCGGGAACCAAGGATAAAAAACTCAGGAATCAACTGCTTGGGCTTAAAAGTTCACGTGATGCAGGAGTTCGCCCATGA
- a CDS encoding DUF3833 domain-containing protein, translating to MSRFLLALLVILGLTSCGNVDVDHYADQQPRLDLERFFSQPVKAWGIYQKRSGEVIKRFEVDISSRHEGDRLILDERFLYSDGTRQRRVWTLTPEGAGRWRGRADDVIGEARGEVAGNALRWQYRLNLPVDGSTYEVTFDDWMYLMDDDTLINRSSMSKLGVELGQVTLFFRRQAGGMP from the coding sequence ATGAGCCGTTTTCTATTGGCGTTGCTGGTGATATTGGGTCTGACCAGTTGCGGTAATGTCGATGTCGACCACTACGCCGACCAGCAACCCCGGTTGGACCTGGAGCGTTTTTTCAGTCAGCCCGTCAAGGCCTGGGGCATTTATCAAAAACGCTCGGGTGAAGTGATCAAGCGTTTCGAGGTGGACATCTCCAGCCGCCACGAGGGTGATCGATTGATCCTGGATGAGCGTTTCCTCTACAGCGACGGCACGCGTCAGCGGCGGGTCTGGACGTTGACCCCCGAGGGGGCCGGACGCTGGCGCGGGCGTGCCGACGACGTGATCGGCGAAGCCCGGGGAGAAGTGGCCGGCAATGCACTGCGCTGGCAGTATCGGTTGAACCTGCCGGTGGACGGTTCGACCTATGAAGTGACCTTCGATGATTGGATGTACCTGATGGATGACGACACGCTGATCAACCGTTCGAGCATGAGCAAGCTGGGTGTCGAACTGGGCCAGGTCACGTTGTTTTTCCGGCGTCAGGCCGGGGGCATGCCATGA
- a CDS encoding DUF6482 family protein, whose product MTLQDLTDLAVDGRIHELELLSLEGGLYVLRARLDNGWHTLLDASDKTLPVRSTTHLRELLRFVPRLPCMLVQQVVHDEMCGQREGVVEPLRIPLFLDEPW is encoded by the coding sequence ATGACTTTGCAGGACTTGACCGACCTGGCCGTTGATGGCCGGATCCACGAACTGGAACTCTTGTCCCTGGAAGGCGGGCTCTACGTATTGCGCGCTCGGCTGGACAACGGATGGCATACGCTGCTCGACGCATCGGACAAGACATTGCCGGTACGCTCCACCACCCACCTGCGGGAACTGCTGCGTTTCGTGCCGCGCCTGCCGTGCATGTTGGTGCAGCAGGTGGTTCATGATGAGATGTGTGGTCAGCGTGAGGGCGTCGTCGAGCCGTTGCGCATCCCGCTGTTTCTGGACGAGCCCTGGTAG
- a CDS encoding DUF2878 domain-containing protein, with product MSRSGLLINALWLQLGWWGCVAGAHQPGWLLAVAGGLLAHLAFSPAPRAECHAVISVGLCGMLLDWSLGALGVFVFEQGPLPLWLALLWLVFATGLRHSLAWATRPAWRGVLAGMAGGPLAYCAGAPLAGVTLPLGSLATALLLAPLWGLWLPLALRLAESR from the coding sequence ATGAGCCGCAGCGGCCTGCTGATCAACGCGCTCTGGCTGCAACTGGGCTGGTGGGGCTGCGTGGCCGGTGCCCATCAGCCGGGCTGGCTGCTGGCGGTAGCCGGCGGCCTGCTCGCCCACCTGGCATTCAGCCCGGCGCCCAGGGCCGAGTGCCATGCGGTGATCAGCGTCGGCCTCTGCGGCATGTTGCTCGACTGGAGCCTGGGTGCGCTGGGCGTGTTCGTGTTCGAGCAAGGTCCGTTGCCACTTTGGCTGGCGCTGCTCTGGCTGGTCTTCGCCACTGGTTTGCGCCATAGCCTGGCCTGGGCCACAAGACCGGCCTGGCGCGGTGTGCTGGCGGGGATGGCTGGCGGGCCGCTGGCCTATTGCGCGGGCGCACCGCTGGCCGGGGTGACGCTCCCCCTCGGCTCACTCGCAACCGCGCTGCTCCTGGCGCCACTGTGGGGCTTATGGCTGCCGCTGGCGTTGCGCCTGGCCGAATCGCGCTGA
- a CDS encoding SAM-dependent methyltransferase: protein MPEPTLSVTKASSSCLFNGGFFKQAVLGQLRRLRHGHLCLTVDGAPLSFGDLASPLVAEVEILDDAAWGMVAGNGSIGAGEAYIRGYWRSTDLTAVTRLFVANLEVLDAMDSGLARLSRPLMRGLHWLNRNNRKGSRRNIMAHYDLGNELFERLLDPTMMYSAALFESPEQSLEDAQRNKLERICRKLDLRPGDHLLEIGTGWGSLAIHAATHYGCQVTTTTLSDEQYRHTLQRVEALGLQARVQVLRQDYRDLQGRYDKLVSIEMIEAVGHRYLPEYFRCCAARLKDDGLMLLQSITIRDQRYAQARRSVDFIQRHVFPGGALPSLSILLNTASTQTSLNLLHLEDFGAHYARTLRHWHENFRQSRQALSELGYDETFQRLWEFYLCYCEGGFQERAIGVAQLLFAGPAARPSFLPEQR, encoded by the coding sequence ATGCCCGAACCCACCCTGAGCGTCACTAAGGCCAGCAGCTCCTGCCTGTTCAACGGCGGCTTCTTCAAGCAGGCCGTGCTCGGCCAATTGCGCCGCCTGCGTCACGGCCACCTGTGCCTGACGGTCGATGGCGCGCCGTTGAGCTTCGGCGACCTCGCCAGCCCGTTGGTGGCCGAGGTCGAGATTCTCGACGACGCGGCCTGGGGCATGGTCGCCGGCAACGGTTCCATCGGTGCTGGAGAGGCTTATATCCGCGGCTACTGGCGCAGCACCGACCTGACCGCCGTGACACGCCTGTTCGTGGCCAACCTGGAAGTGCTCGACGCCATGGACAGCGGCCTGGCTCGCCTCAGCCGCCCGCTGATGCGTGGCTTGCACTGGCTCAACCGCAACAATCGCAAAGGCTCGCGGCGCAATATCATGGCTCACTACGACTTGGGCAATGAGCTGTTCGAGCGACTGCTCGATCCCACCATGATGTATTCCGCCGCGCTGTTCGAAAGCCCCGAACAGAGCCTGGAAGACGCCCAGCGCAACAAACTGGAACGCATTTGTCGCAAGCTTGACCTGCGCCCCGGCGACCACTTGCTGGAAATCGGTACGGGCTGGGGCAGCCTCGCCATCCATGCGGCGACACACTACGGTTGCCAGGTCACCACCACGACCTTGTCCGACGAGCAGTACCGCCATACGCTGCAGCGTGTCGAGGCGCTGGGCCTGCAAGCGCGTGTCCAGGTGCTGCGCCAGGACTACCGCGACTTGCAGGGACGCTACGACAAGCTGGTGTCCATCGAAATGATCGAGGCGGTCGGGCATCGCTACCTGCCTGAGTATTTCCGCTGCTGCGCCGCACGACTCAAGGATGATGGTTTGATGTTGCTGCAATCGATCACCATCCGTGACCAGCGCTATGCCCAAGCCCGGCGCTCGGTGGATTTTATCCAACGCCATGTCTTTCCCGGCGGCGCCCTGCCATCGCTGTCGATCCTGTTGAACACCGCCAGCACACAGACGTCACTCAACCTGCTGCACCTCGAGGATTTCGGTGCACACTACGCCCGTACGCTGCGGCACTGGCACGAGAACTTCCGCCAATCGCGCCAGGCTTTGTCGGAGTTGGGCTATGACGAAACCTTCCAGCGCCTGTGGGAGTTCTACCTGTGCTACTGCGAAGGGGGATTCCAGGAGCGTGCCATCGGCGTTGCCCAGTTGTTGTTCGCCGGTCCCGCCGCCCGCCCGTCGTTCCTGCCGGAACAACGGTAA
- a CDS encoding DUF1365 domain-containing protein, with the protein MNSSLCRGWIDHRRHAPRVHAFRYPIGMLYLDLAEQQHVLGLSRLLRPWTLAPLCWRERDYLPARTHLGVPLVDAVREILAESLGTAPQGAIHLLTQPRSWGLSFNPVSFYFCHETDGRLSAILCEVRNTPWRERYHYVLPVRPGEPQAFRVAKAFHVSPFLPRDMDYRMRFLVQDASIRVHMENWRAGHKVFEAHLALERQPLDGRSLRRHVLAFPWMSLRTVSAIYWQALRLLFKRTPLHAHQASQGDLSIGETAHKDSDHARTHPERH; encoded by the coding sequence GTGAACAGCAGCCTGTGTCGCGGCTGGATCGACCATCGGCGTCATGCCCCACGCGTCCACGCCTTTCGTTATCCGATCGGCATGCTGTACCTGGACCTCGCCGAACAGCAGCACGTGCTGGGCCTGTCGCGCCTGCTGCGGCCATGGACCCTGGCGCCGCTGTGCTGGCGCGAGCGCGATTACCTGCCGGCGCGCACCCATCTGGGCGTGCCCCTGGTCGACGCCGTGCGCGAGATCCTCGCCGAAAGCCTGGGCACGGCTCCGCAAGGTGCGATCCACCTGCTGACCCAGCCACGCAGTTGGGGCCTGTCGTTCAACCCGGTGAGTTTTTATTTCTGCCACGAAACCGACGGACGCCTGTCGGCGATCCTCTGCGAAGTGCGTAATACCCCATGGCGCGAACGTTACCACTATGTGCTGCCCGTGCGTCCGGGCGAACCCCAGGCGTTCCGGGTGGCCAAGGCGTTCCATGTTTCACCGTTCCTGCCCCGGGACATGGACTATCGCATGCGTTTCCTGGTCCAGGACGCCAGTATCCGTGTGCACATGGAGAACTGGCGCGCCGGGCACAAAGTGTTCGAGGCCCACCTCGCGCTCGAGCGCCAGCCTCTCGATGGCCGGTCGCTGCGCCGTCATGTCCTGGCCTTCCCATGGATGAGCCTGCGCACTGTCAGCGCCATCTACTGGCAGGCCCTGCGCCTGCTGTTCAAACGCACACCCCTGCACGCACACCAGGCCAGCCAAGGCGACCTGAGTATTGGCGAAACCGCCCACAAGGACTCCGACCATGCCCGAACCCACCCTGAGCGTCACTAA